One Pomacea canaliculata isolate SZHN2017 linkage group LG9, ASM307304v1, whole genome shotgun sequence DNA segment encodes these proteins:
- the LOC112571791 gene encoding uncharacterized protein LOC112571791 codes for MCKTPLPSSSDSRGAGRLQTLTLASAFCLSMVTEAMSHLGCVSGLLVLVVAVLSAPGLVGGQEVCSSRGLEWKPAARVRFGLIVSLRKADRMGCGIISEEALQLYIATQWVLEKLNKDNGSYIPGVQFGFDLLDDCRSPTRAMQYALDYMDIYNRCGDNQYNTTLRLGLVGPSRSSTAEEVADAMRGFSAPIISPAATVATLTTGDISHPNFFRTVPSDRLQLAAIIQILKQLSWSFVALVYTDDVYGTTGSRMLQEMAVRERICINTSIVITSDPAVMTSVVSQLIGVRARAKDQSLAVVYIGAKDKAENLVFNLKSQRALGFHFIFSDSVSTNLDVFKSGQLPNTNMNLAVGSLTLAPSSVTLRDFEDYLNRKYTSVHNGSDNDTIIASYLKVSGWTWPLQSVSQVSFVPLAVGAIYALAEATRLTHQEVCGNDRGVCAAMVTAVAEGAVLRYMKNLSVNFSAMNADVAPQEFRRIGYILEFDENGDVVPSGEFPDYVVYSYNNELPQPLLKVGNYTGGKLSLDTSQVKMLTTYSQVVQRVQTSVCAGECVECADNGKIPVAHLNGSAVIVGVFSVHVRQGDSPFKCGHYRNVSIDPIVLQAFLHSVQQLRASTGVDFGAVAFDDCYSPLRINTILSTYLSQHVTEEQCGFSVCVDPDQVVGVIGSLSSGSTMAVADFFTPLRVPVISYAASSPDFDDKVNFPFFLRTVPSDDEQAKAMAAVIEEMGWSYVGLLYVNNNYGTKGALAFQRTAAARGICVADPVIISENPSSVDEKDLYDAFIALIEKNVKVVVFFGIDTRMADFLRLVESRGEFGRLLFLASEEWASKDDVLNAGPKAARGSITIKVNNVDTNPQDEDLLRKELLQKVPSRDDPNPWFSEFWQNFFDCNIPGGFNNVFSKDCNPTTRLSSTEVARLLSDQRVKHVMNAVSALGWGLHAAKDEFCEDKFPCSFLRNAKYATKVLDSIKSQVVTVHSLKESVFDDRGNGDIGFSLFNIQKDDLGYTYKLVGSYIPKQGLQLQKEDLRFYTETGRETSQVDAQCSGTLCDHCPQQLTASSPAPQDQTDKGEHMQMAILVILALLLVVCLLLVCGLALSCAYFRRKVQGLTKQLQEQKSEPVYHAVQERQVYGNVMGDMTSVPLPQPQPQYRHDDIRFVNSRSNSPADTLDGRYNPAFTPDGYHRSSQALMTQRSVAPSDHNATTTTPAPGTAPELPVRQSSMASVTRVKGPTASESEMSQHPYDEMNSTASENAFQSGVASPARTTRVPTFPMTFQNLEAIPLQVMGPANTPDYRQTTPPDYRQQLESPQYHHQQVLIGNHRSPPRQGSEVNSIQYFQMTPTGQLEEMEGDEGGEIMVDTYMLPSQPGMQPGQGTQHLQVFRRQSLSPVSYSESSRSLLLNPDARDLLLQQLLVEKLAQLQQQQNGTPGASGTPSSSNDAAHPGCPTQRPPQHQFPPSRSELQQQESVGASTLYPSSSSCSSDRPQHQQQPNALYTSSSNSRSFSEASSDSTPGHQVASSSPKESPYTILPDVHFARLQDQQSVARPSAWPASGGSDSGRSSGRSRSSGLTFAISEPATPHWTLGSADSLSDNTDQPWEGLQKPPPQAVENLPQNQLQQQQQQQQQDHELQRQRTQTELHKPEEQTPVSEYLGLHVSTV; via the exons ATGTGCAAGACTCCGCTTCCGTCCTCATCCGACAGTCGTGGTGCAGGGCGCCTTCAGACCCTGACACTAGCAAGTGCCTTCTGTCTGTCCATGGTCACTGAGGCAATGAGTCATCTGGGGTGTGTGAGTGGCTTGCTGGTACTAGTGGTTGCTGTCCTCAGTGCCCCTGGGCTGGTGGGGGGCCAGGAGGTGTGTTCATCACGAGGCCTGGAGTGGAAGCCAGCGGCGCGAGTCCGCTTTGGTCTCATCGTCAGCCTGCGCAAGGCGGACCGCATGGGCTGCGGCATCATCTCCGAGGAGGCCCTCCAGCTGTACATCGCCACACAGTGGGTGCTGGAGAAACTCAACAAAGACAACGGAAGTTACATCCCCGGGGTGCAGTTTG GCTTTGATTTGCTGGACGACTGCAGGTCCCCCACGCGCGCCATGCAATACGCCCTCGACTACATGGACATCTACAACCGCTGCGGCGACAACCAGTACAACACCACGCTGCGACTAG GTCTCGTGGGTCCATCACGGAGCTCGACGGCGGAGGAAGTTGCAGATGCCATGCGGGGGTTTTCCGCCCCCATCATCAGTCCCGCCGCCACAGTCGCCACACTGACCACCGGGGACATCAGCCACCCCAACTTCTTCCGCACTGTGCCCTCCGACAGGCTGCAGCTGGCC GCCATCATCCAGATCCTCAAGCAACTGAGCTGGAGCTTCGTTGCGCTGGTGTACACCGATGACGTGTACGGGACGACCGGAAGCCGCATGCTGCAGGAAATGGCGGTCCGCGAGCGCATCTGCATCAACACCAGCATCGTCATCACCAGCGACCCCGCCGTGATGACGTCCGTCGTCAGCCAGCTCATCGGCGTCCGGGCGCGAGCCAAGGACCAGTCGCTGGCGGTGGTGTACATCGGCGCCAAGGACAAGGCCGAGAACCTCGTCTTCAACCTCAAGAGTCAGAGG GCTCTTGGCTTCCACTTCATCTTCTCCGACAGCGTCAGCACCAACCTCGACGTCTTCAAGAGCGGACAGTTGCCCAACACCAACATGAACCTGGCAGTTGGCAGCCTGACACTTGCTCCCTCTAGCGTCACTCTCAGGGACTTTGAAGACTACCTCAACCGGAAATACACCAGCGTTCATAACGGGAGCGACAACGACACCATCATTGCATCCTACTTAAAG GTGTCTGGGTGGACGTGGCCGCTGCAGTCAGTGTCTCAGGTGTCGTTCGTGCCGCTGGCTGTGGGAGCTATCTACGCCCTGGCGGAAGCCACGCGCCTGACGCACCAGGAGGTCTGTGGCAACGACCGCGGCGTCTGCGCCGCCATGGTAACCGCTGTGGCAGAGGGCGCTGTGCTGCGCTACATGAAGAACCTCTCA GTGAATTTTAGTGCCATGAATGCTGACGTGGCTCCCCAAGAGTTCCGGAGAATCGGTTACATCCTCGAGTTTGATGAAAATGGCGATGTCGTTCCCAGCGGAGAATTTCCTGATTATGTTGTGTATTCCTACAACAACGAGCTCCCCCAGCCA TTACTCAAGGTGGGCAACTACACAGGTGGCAAGCTGTCGCTGGACACGTCTCAGGTGAAAATGCTGACCACCTACAGCCAGGTAGTTCAGCGGGTGCAAACGTCAGTCTGTGCGGGGGAGTGTGTTGAGTGTGCCGACAACGGAAAGATACCTGTGGCTCACCTCAACGGGTCAGCAGTCATCGTCGGCGTCTTCTCCGTCCACGTGCGCCAGGGAGACTCGCCCTTCAAG TGCGGCCACTACAGGAACGTGTCCATCGACCCCATCGTGCTGCAGGCCTTCCTACACAGCGTGCAGCAGCTGCGGGCCTCCACTGGAGTCGACTTTGGAGCCGTGGCCTTTGACGACTGCTACAGCCCACTGCGCATCAACACCATCCTCTCCACCTACCTCTCCCAGCACGTGACTGAAGAGCAG TGCGGCTTCAGTGTCTGCGTGGATCCAGACCAGGTGGTCGGCGTCATCGGCAGTCTGTCCAGCGGCTCCACCATGGCCGTGGCCGACTTCTTCACACCTTTGCGGGTCCCTGTCATCTCCTACGCCGCCTCCTCGCCCGACTTCGACGACAAAGTCAACTTCCCCTTCTTCCTGCGGACTGTGCCCAGTGATGATGAGCAGGCCAAGGCCATGGCAGCG GTTATTGAGGAGATGGGCTGGAGCTACGTGGGCCTGCTGTATGTCAACAACAACTACGGCACCAAGGGGGCCTTGGCCTTCCAGCGGACGGCCGCCGCGCGCGGCATCTGTGTGGCTGACCCTGTCATCATCTCGGAAAACCCCAGCAGCGTGGATGAGAAGGACCTGTACGACGCCTTCATTGCACTCATCGAGAAAAATGTCAAG GTTGTCGTCTTTTTCGGCATCGACACGCGCATGGCGGACTTCCTGCGGCTGGTGGAGTCACGTGGTGAGTTTGGTCGTCTGCTGTTCCTGGCCAGCGAGGAGTGGGCCAGCAAAGACGACGTCCTCAACGCCGGACCCAAGGCAGCGAGAGGATCCATCACCATCAAG GTCAACAATGTCGACACCAACCCTCAGGATGAGGACTTGCTCCGGAAGGAGCTGCTGCAGAAGGTTCCCAGTAGGGACGACCCCAACCCCTGGTTTTCCGAGTTCTGGCAAAACTTCTTCGACTGCAACATCCCAGGCGGCTTCAACAATGTCTTCTCCAAGGACTGCAACCCGACAACCAGACTGTCGAGTACAGAG GTCGCGAGACTCCTGTCGGACCAGCGCGTGAAGCACGTGATGAACGCCGTCAGTGCCCTGGGCTGGGGGCTGCACGCTGCCAAGGACGAGTTCTGTGAGGACAAGTTCCCTTGCTCCTTCCTCAGGAACGCCAAGTATGCAACAAAG GTGTTGGACAGCATCAAGTCGCAGGTGGTCACAGTTCACTCCCTTAAAGAAAGTGTCTTTGACGACCGTGGCAACGGTGACATCGGCTTCAGCCTCTTCAACATCCAGAAGGATGACTTAGGCTACACCTACAAACTA GTGGGCTCCTATATTCCGAAGCAAGGGCTGCAGCTGCAGAAGGAGGACTTGCGGTTCTACACGGAAACCGGAAGAGAGACGAGTCAGGTGGATGCGCAGTGCTCGGGTACATTGTGCGATCATTGCCCTCAGCAGCTCACCGCCTCCTCCCCCGCACCCCAGGACCAGACAGACAAGGGAGAGCACATGCAGATGGCCATTCTCGTCATCCTCGCTCTGCTGCTCGTCGTCTGCCTCCTTCTCGTCTGCGGCCTCGCTTTGAGCTGCGCGTACTTCCGGCGGAAAGTGCAGG GCCTCACCAAGCAGCTGCAGGAGCAGAAGAGCGAGCCGGTGTACCACGCGGTGCAGGAGCGACAGGTGTACGGCAACGTGATGGGGGACATGACCAGCGTGCCGCtgccacaaccacaaccacagtACCGCCACGACGACATCCGCTTCGTCAACAGCCGCTCCAACAGCCCGGCAGACACGCTGGACGGTCGTTACAACCCGGCCTTCACCCCGGACGGTTATCATCGC TCTTCACAGGCACTGATGACGCAGAGGTCAGTCGCGCCCAGCGACCACAACGCCACGACGACGACACCCGCACCTGGCACCGCACCCGAGCTGCCCGTCCGACAGAGCAGCATGGCATCGGTCACGCGGGTCAAGGGCCCCACCGCCAGTGAGTCCGAGATGTCACAGCATCCCTACGATGAGATGAACTCCACGGCCTCGGAAAACGCCTTTCAGTCTGGAGTAGCCTCCCCTGCGAGAACCACCCGAGTCCCAACGTTCCCGATGACCTTTCAGAACCTAGAAGCCATCCCCCTGCAAGTTATGGGCCCTGCCAACACCCCGGATTATCGCCAGACTACCCCTCCGGACTATCGCCAGCAGCTAGAGAGCCCGCAGTATCACCATCAGCAGGTCctcattggaaatcacagaagcccaCCCCGTCAGGGTTCAGAGGTCAACTCTATCCAGTATTTCCAGATGACGCCGACTGGGCAGCTggaggagatggagggagaTGAAGGCGGAGAGATTATGGTAGACACCTACATGCTGCCATCCCAACCAGGGATGCAACCTGGGCAAGGGACACAACATCTACAGGTCTTCCGCAGGCAGAGTTTGTCCCCCGTGTCGTACAGCGAATCATCTAGAAGCCTTCTCCTGAACCCAGACGCTCGAGACTTGCTGCTTCAGCAGCTGTTAGTGGAGAAGCTGGCACAGTTGCAGCAACAGCAGAACGGAACGCCTGGAGCATCAGGCACCCCCTCCTCCAGCAACGATGCCGCCCACCCCGGGTGCCCCACACAGCGCCCTCCTCAGCACCAGTTCCCGCCCTCACGCAGCGAGCTACAGCAGCAGGAGAGTGTGGGGGCCAGCACGCTGTACCCCTCCTCCAGCTCCTGCAGCAGCGACAGAccgcagcatcagcagcaacctAACGCCCTCTACACGTCGTCCTCCAACAGTCGATCGTTCTCTGAAGCCTCGAGTGACAGCACTCCTGGCCACCAGGTGGCGTCATCGTCACCCAAAGAATCGCCCTACACCATTCTACCCGACGTGCACTTCGCGCGCCTCCAGGACCAGCAGTCGGTCGCGCGGCCGAGCGCTTGGCCAGCGAGTGGTGGCTCCGACAGCGGTAGAAGCAGTGGTAGAAGCAGAAGCAGCGGCTTGACCTTTGCCATCTCGGAGCCAGCCACACCGCACTGGACGCTGGGATCCGCGGACTCGCTGTCAGACAACACAGACCAGCCATGGGAAGGTCTGCAGAAACCACCGCCTCAGGCCGTGGAGAACCTTCCGCAAAACCaactccagcagcagcagcagcagcagcagcaggatcaCGAGCTGCAGCGACAACGCACGCAGACAGAGCTCCACAAGCCGGAGGAGCAGACGCCAGTGTCCGAATATCTGGGACTCCACGTCTCCACAGTCTGA